In Panicum virgatum strain AP13 chromosome 4N, P.virgatum_v5, whole genome shotgun sequence, a single window of DNA contains:
- the LOC120671586 gene encoding BTB/POZ and MATH domain-containing protein 1-like, with protein MGASSSNLTDAECAVHLFKINGYSATRSMGRTDSLPSKRLAVGGYEWEVHYTPNLVVDGNYWVAFKVVLLGAPRRNDVKAALKCRLVDASNSSQRRVAVAYARDANGGLGAVECHMSHAFKRAKESSGWLQLRRRSALEASETIKEDSFTVECTITVITDELPVPDTAAAHVLPRHSGASQSLGHDLGELLRKGTGSDVTLVVSGESFAAHKAILASRSPVFMAQFFGHMKEARLQRVEIKDMKAAVFRAMLGFIYTDMVPELEQQEGGIIIALHLLAAADMYGLDRLKSMCEDKLCDGTSVETAAAALALAEQHGCSKLKARCIELMAANIDKVMETEGYKHVMASSPMVMNDLLRALHGRKN; from the coding sequence ATGGGGGCGTCGTCCTCGAACCTCACCGACGCCGAGTGCGCCGTTCACCTGTTCAAGATCAACGGCTACTCGGCCACCAGATCCATGGGGAGGACGGACTCCCTGCCGTCCAAGCGGCTGGCCGTGGGCGGGTACGAGTGGGAGGTCCACTACACCCCGAACCTCGTCGTCGACGGCAACTACTGGGTCGCGTTCAAGGTCGTCCTCCTCGGCGCGCCGCGCCGGAACGACGTCAAGGCGGCGCTCAAATGCCGCCTGGTGGATGCTTCCAACTCCAGTCAGAGACGCGTCGCCGTTGCGTATGCCAGAGACGCGAACGGGGGGCTCGGTGCCGTCGAGTGTCACATGTCCCACGCGTTCAAGCGCGCCAAGGAGAGCTCCGGATGGCTTCAGCTCCGGAGGAGAAGTGCCCTGGAGGCGTCAGAAACTATCAAAGAAGACTCTTTCACCGTGGAGTGCACCATCACGGTGATCACAGATGAGTTACCTGTACCTGACACGGCAGCAGCTCACGTTCTGCCCAGGCACTCCGGCGCCTCGCAGTCCCTGGGCCATGACCTTGGTGAGCTCTTGCGCAAGGGGACGGGATCGGACGTCACGCTTGTGGTGTCCGGCGAGTCCTTCGCGGCGCACAAGGCCATACTGGCATCAAGGTCCCCGGTGTTCATGGCCCAATTCTTTGGCCACATGAAGGAGGCTCGCTTGCAGCGCGTCGAGATCAAGGACATGAAGGCAGCGGTTTTCAGAGCCATGCTTGGTTTCATCTACACTGACATGGTGCCTGAACTTGAGCAACAGGAGGGTGGCATCATCATCGCTCTGCATCTGCTTGCTGCTGCGGACATGTATGGACTTGACAGGCTCAAATCGATGTGCGAAGACAAGCTCTGCGATGGCACCAGCGTggagacagcagcagcagctctggCTCTGGCAGAGCAGCACGGTTGTTCGAAGCTCAAGGCTCGGTGTATCGAGCTCATGGCTGCAAACATTGATAAAGTCATGGAGACTGAGGGTTACAAACATGTCATGGCAAGCTCCCCAATGGTTATGAATGACCTCCTCAGGGCGTTGCACGGAAGAAAGAACTGA
- the LOC120669454 gene encoding BTB/POZ and MATH domain-containing protein 1-like, translating to MLPTSVDLTGAARSVQLFKIGGFAATKEKPGYTASRECAVGGLMGTSLDLEEMTASSMFYENKSLDVSLIRRSDLEGSRRRYERDDSILVLCSINVLEPRDAVAAAAAAAVASMPSPDLHQQFGELLRSQKGADITFLVAGEPVAAHRSVLAARSPVFMAEFFGNMKEKASLCVEINDMEVEVFRTLLYFIYTDTAPELDQEGEQATLMMAQHLLEAADRYGLERLKRICVEKVYTDISVDTVATTLALAEQHGCSELKSRCMKFILATPENLQAVAATEGYKHLEASCPSVLTELLKLIMVKGNK from the exons ATGCTTCCCACCTCCGTCGACCTCACGGGAGCCGCGCGCTCCGTGCAGCTGTTCAAGATCGGCGGCTTCGCAGCTACCAAGGAGAAGCCAGGGTACACCGCGTCGAGAGAGTGCGCCGTCGGTGGACTCATG GGCACTTCCCTCGATCTGGAGGAAATGACCGCGTCCTCCATGTTCTATGAGAACAAATCCCTGGATGTCTCTCTCATCAGGCGGAGCGACCTGGAGGGATCGCGACGTCGGTATGAGAGAGACGACTCCATACTTGTGCTATGCTCGATCAACGTCCTCGAACCTAGGgatgcggtggcggcggcggcggcggcggccgtggccagCATGCCATCCCCCGACCTGCACCAGCAATTCGGTGAGCTGCTGCGGAGCCAGAAGGGGGCGGACATCACgttcctcgtcgccggcgagcctgtCGCGGCCCACCGGTCAGTGCtcgcggcgaggtcgccggttTTCATGGCCGAGTTCTTCGGCAACATGAAGGAGAAGGCGTCGCTGTGCGTCGAGATCAATGACATGGAGGTGGAGGTGTTCAGGACCTTGCTGTATTTCATCTACACCGACACGGCGCCCGAGCTGGACCAGGAGGGGGAGCAGGCGACATTGATGATGGCGCAGCATCTTCTTGAAGCGGCAGATCGGTATGGATTGGAGAGGCTCAAGAGGATCTGTGTGGAGAAGGTGTACACGGACATCAGCGTGGACACGGTTGCAACTACATTGGCTTTGGCGGAGCAGCACGGGTGCTCTGAGCTCAAATCCAGGTGCATGAAGTTCATCTTGGCTACCCCAGAAAATCTCCAAGCTGTCGCTGCAACTGAAGGGTACAAGCACCTCGAGGCAAGCTGCCCCTCCGTTTTGACTGAACTTCTGAAGCTCATCATGGTCAAGGGGAACAAGTAG